A window of the Streptomyces sp. JB150 genome harbors these coding sequences:
- a CDS encoding DegT/DnrJ/EryC1/StrS family aminotransferase, whose protein sequence is MSSKLAALGGTPAVPKDRRHVQWPLVEDDDRKAVLDALDGARLVSDTDGANPVSDLEHDWASRFGHAHCVAVSNGTAALSLALSALGVGPGDEVIVPALSFIATGLAPVHQMAVPVFADIDPVTFNIDPDDIERRITPRTKAIIPVHLHGAPADMDRVMAIARKHGLAVVEDAAQAPGATHRGRPVGAIGDAGSFSLQVSKNIPTCGEGGLLVTGSAELAEAMRRGRQFGEVIEAGRDRDYISYGLGWNHKMNALQAAFTSAQLARFDAYEAQRQHNVTEFLARLAKLPGLRVPTALPDTTHVWHILRFRFDPAAFGLDGVSPRALRSTLRRLLRAEGVPMSQYQLMPLPDQKVFVERLGFGSGHPWALTGAPGTVPGEGYPVTRAVIADSLTIQKRHLNPGAGGLLSLYADAFEKVWAHRDMVATLAKAAA, encoded by the coding sequence GTGAGCAGCAAGCTGGCAGCGCTCGGCGGTACGCCGGCCGTGCCGAAAGACCGACGCCACGTGCAGTGGCCCCTGGTCGAGGACGACGACCGCAAGGCCGTCCTCGACGCGCTCGACGGCGCCCGGCTGGTGTCCGACACCGACGGCGCGAACCCGGTCTCCGACCTGGAGCACGACTGGGCGAGCCGCTTCGGCCACGCGCACTGCGTCGCGGTGTCCAACGGCACCGCGGCGCTGTCCCTGGCACTGTCCGCCCTCGGCGTCGGACCGGGGGACGAGGTGATCGTGCCCGCGCTCAGCTTCATCGCCACCGGGCTCGCACCGGTGCACCAGATGGCCGTCCCCGTCTTCGCCGACATCGACCCGGTCACCTTCAACATCGACCCGGACGACATCGAGCGCCGCATCACGCCCAGGACCAAGGCGATCATCCCCGTGCACCTGCACGGCGCGCCCGCCGACATGGACCGCGTCATGGCGATCGCCCGCAAGCACGGCCTCGCGGTGGTCGAGGACGCCGCCCAGGCCCCCGGGGCGACGCACCGCGGCCGGCCGGTCGGCGCGATCGGCGACGCCGGCTCCTTCAGCCTCCAGGTCAGCAAGAACATCCCGACCTGCGGTGAGGGCGGGCTGCTGGTGACCGGCAGCGCCGAGCTGGCCGAGGCGATGCGCCGGGGCCGGCAGTTCGGCGAGGTCATCGAGGCCGGCCGCGACCGCGACTACATCTCCTACGGTTTGGGCTGGAACCACAAGATGAACGCCCTACAGGCCGCGTTCACCTCCGCGCAGCTCGCCCGCTTCGACGCCTACGAGGCACAACGGCAGCACAACGTCACCGAGTTCCTCGCCCGGCTCGCGAAGCTGCCCGGCCTGCGGGTGCCCACCGCGCTCCCGGACACCACCCACGTCTGGCACATCCTGCGCTTCCGGTTCGACCCGGCCGCGTTCGGCCTGGACGGGGTGAGCCCGCGGGCGCTGCGCTCGACGCTGCGCCGGCTGCTGCGCGCCGAGGGCGTCCCGATGTCGCAGTACCAGCTGATGCCGCTGCCCGACCAGAAGGTGTTCGTCGAGCGCCTCGGCTTCGGCTCCGGCCACCCGTGGGCCCTGACCGGCGCGCCCGGAACGGTCCCGGGCGAGGGCTACCCGGTGACCCGCGCGGTCATCGCCGACTCGCTGACCATCCAGAAACGCCACCTCAACCCGGGGGCGGGCGGCCTGCTGTCGCTGTACGCCGACGCCTTCGAGAAGGTGTGGGCCCACCGGGACATGGTGGCCACGCTCGCGAAGGCGGCGGCATGA
- a CDS encoding transketolase, which translates to MSGNQLLERDALGTLDAVAARIRRHVVDMCAGPEGGHLGGGLSCTDVLTALYFSVLDVDPRRPDDPHRDRFLLSKGHAALALYATLAERGFFPVEELAGFGRPGSRLMGHPVRAVPGVELPTGSLGHGLALGCGFALAARHAGSPARSFVLLGDGELQEGSVWEAAIAAATLRLDRLVAVVDCNGLQLTGATEGIAPMEPLAERWRSFGWSVREADGHDPALLAEHLAAAPWEPGKPSVLIARTVKGHGLPFLAGRPASHYVTLSPRNHSRALNALRATEAGG; encoded by the coding sequence ATGAGCGGAAACCAGCTGCTGGAGCGGGACGCACTCGGGACGCTGGACGCGGTCGCCGCCCGGATCCGCCGGCACGTGGTCGACATGTGCGCCGGGCCCGAGGGCGGTCACCTCGGCGGCGGGCTCTCCTGCACGGACGTGCTCACCGCGCTGTACTTCTCGGTCCTCGACGTGGACCCGCGGCGGCCGGACGACCCGCACCGCGACCGCTTCCTGCTCAGCAAGGGCCACGCCGCCCTGGCGCTGTACGCGACGCTGGCCGAGCGCGGCTTCTTCCCGGTGGAGGAACTCGCCGGCTTCGGCCGCCCCGGCAGCAGGCTGATGGGCCACCCGGTGCGCGCGGTGCCCGGCGTGGAGCTGCCCACCGGGTCGCTCGGCCACGGACTCGCCCTGGGCTGCGGCTTCGCGCTGGCCGCCCGTCACGCGGGCAGCCCGGCGCGCAGCTTCGTCCTGCTGGGCGACGGTGAGCTGCAGGAGGGCTCGGTGTGGGAGGCGGCGATCGCGGCCGCGACCCTGCGCCTGGACCGGCTGGTCGCCGTGGTCGACTGCAACGGCCTGCAGCTGACCGGAGCGACCGAGGGCATCGCACCGATGGAGCCGCTGGCCGAGCGCTGGCGCAGCTTCGGATGGTCGGTGCGCGAGGCGGACGGCCACGACCCGGCGCTGCTGGCGGAGCACCTCGCCGCCGCGCCGTGGGAGCCGGGCAAGCCGAGCGTGCTGATCGCCCGCACGGTCAAGGGCCACGGCCTGCCCTTCCTGGCCGGCCGTCCGGCCAGCCACTACGTCACCCTCTCGCCCCGCAACCACTCGCGGGCGCTGAACGCCCTACGAGCCACGGAGGCCGGCGGATGA
- a CDS encoding M20/M25/M40 family metallo-hydrolase has translation MNRSRTASGAVTETYAAGLLRTMLETPSPSYHERDLAGFLAEAMTGLGFRAHIDDVGNVIGVIERGDGPTVMLLGHMDTVSGHVPVRSEDGRLYGRGAVDAKGPLAAMICAAAGAVDFPGRIVVIGVVEEETPGSRGAMAVRARHERPDALIIGEPSGWAGVVLGYKGKLDLRYTVKCPATHPSNPVPKASELAAACWTTLLELLGPDASHAVFDRPGPTLCRLNADLTTATMDLSIRTPPGFDDAKLVRELRERLTAGELKVLNAVSACRVGRADPVVRALVTGIRRLHAQPRLVLKTATSDMNTLAEEWDIPMATYGPGDSSLDHADDEHIVLADYLRGIDVLTTAIAELAHLPGRPDERVSAAPPSLRSIK, from the coding sequence ATGAACCGCTCCCGCACCGCCTCGGGCGCGGTGACCGAGACGTACGCCGCCGGACTGCTGCGCACGATGCTGGAGACGCCCTCGCCGTCGTACCACGAGCGCGACCTGGCCGGCTTCCTCGCCGAGGCGATGACGGGCCTGGGCTTCCGGGCGCACATCGACGACGTGGGCAACGTGATCGGCGTGATCGAGCGCGGGGACGGCCCGACCGTGATGCTGCTCGGGCACATGGACACCGTCTCGGGCCATGTGCCGGTGCGGTCCGAGGACGGCCGGCTGTACGGCCGCGGCGCGGTGGACGCGAAGGGGCCGCTGGCGGCGATGATCTGCGCCGCGGCCGGCGCGGTGGACTTCCCCGGCCGGATCGTGGTGATCGGCGTCGTCGAGGAGGAGACGCCGGGCTCGCGGGGAGCGATGGCGGTCCGCGCCCGCCACGAGCGGCCGGACGCGCTGATCATCGGCGAGCCGAGCGGCTGGGCGGGCGTGGTGCTCGGCTACAAGGGCAAGCTCGACCTGCGCTACACCGTCAAGTGCCCGGCCACGCACCCGAGCAACCCGGTGCCGAAGGCGTCCGAGCTGGCCGCCGCCTGCTGGACCACGCTGCTCGAACTGCTCGGACCGGACGCGAGCCACGCCGTGTTCGACCGGCCGGGCCCGACGCTGTGCCGGCTCAACGCCGACCTGACCACGGCCACGATGGACCTCAGCATCCGCACCCCGCCGGGATTCGACGACGCCAAGCTGGTGCGCGAGCTGCGCGAGCGGCTGACCGCCGGTGAGCTGAAGGTGCTGAACGCGGTCTCCGCCTGCCGCGTGGGCCGCGCCGACCCGGTGGTGCGCGCCCTGGTCACCGGCATCCGCCGGCTGCACGCCCAGCCGCGCCTGGTGCTGAAGACGGCCACCTCGGACATGAACACCCTCGCCGAGGAGTGGGACATCCCCATGGCCACCTACGGTCCGGGCGACAGCAGCCTCGACCACGCCGACGACGAGCACATCGTCCTCGCGGACTACCTGCGCGGCATCGACGTGCTGACCACCGCCATCGCGGAGCTGGCACACCTGCCCGGGCGCCCGGACGAGCGGGTGAGCGCCGCGCCCCCGTCGCTGAGGAGCATCAAGTGA
- a CDS encoding sulfotransferase family protein produces the protein MENTSERIPVLALWSAPRCRSTAFARMMTERGDHAVVHEPFSRVVDFGEVEVGDRVARDEHDVLAELRAMASRQPVFFKDTTDFPYPALLADEAFLATATHTFIIRDPAEAIASHHALNPQLGRDEIGFARLYEIFTAVQAVTGRTPVVIDSDDLLDRPAETVRAYCEAVGIPFRPEALSWQPGMRSEWQSTSKWHRATSQTSGFTRSRSDGAEKVAADPVLRAFRDHHQPYYEKLRAVALRP, from the coding sequence GTGGAAAACACGTCGGAGCGGATTCCGGTGCTCGCCCTGTGGAGCGCGCCCCGCTGCCGCTCGACCGCGTTCGCGCGGATGATGACGGAGCGGGGCGACCACGCCGTCGTGCACGAGCCCTTCTCCCGGGTGGTGGACTTCGGTGAGGTGGAGGTCGGAGACCGCGTCGCCCGCGACGAGCACGACGTGCTCGCCGAGCTGCGCGCCATGGCGTCCCGGCAGCCGGTGTTCTTCAAGGACACGACGGACTTCCCCTACCCGGCGCTGCTCGCGGACGAGGCCTTCCTCGCCACCGCGACGCACACCTTCATCATCCGCGACCCGGCCGAGGCGATCGCCTCGCACCACGCGCTCAACCCGCAGCTGGGCCGCGACGAGATCGGCTTCGCCCGGCTGTACGAGATCTTCACCGCCGTTCAGGCCGTCACCGGCCGCACGCCCGTCGTGATCGACTCCGACGACCTGCTCGACCGCCCGGCCGAGACCGTGCGGGCCTACTGCGAAGCGGTGGGCATCCCCTTCCGGCCCGAGGCGCTGAGCTGGCAGCCGGGGATGCGCTCGGAGTGGCAGTCGACCAGCAAGTGGCACCGGGCGACCAGCCAGACCTCCGGCTTCACCCGCAGCAGGTCCGACGGGGCCGAGAAGGTGGCGGCGGACCCGGTGCTGCGCGCCTTCCGCGACCACCACCAGCCGTACTACGAGAAGCTGCGCGCCGTCGCACTCCGGCCGTGA
- the lysX gene encoding lysine biosynthesis protein LysX — MSATPERPDARSIAVLASRIGADEKRLFDAFERRGVLFEHIDPRRQWFPVGQRELPWRLALNREIGQTRAVYAARCLAAAGVDMVNSVAATEVCGDKWLTSQALAEARVPTPRTALALTPQAALTALDSLGYPAVLKPLVGSWGRLVVQLPDAVAAESVLEYAGALSGPQSHLAYVQELVDKPDRDIRVIVIGGQVAGAIYRTGEGLRTNVALGGQAQPCEVTAEIEKLSLEAATAVGADIAGVDLIEDREGRLLVLEVNHRVEFSGFQSVLGDRVSVADRILDHLLERGQR, encoded by the coding sequence GTGTCAGCAACGCCCGAGCGCCCAGACGCCCGCAGCATCGCCGTGCTCGCCAGCAGGATCGGCGCTGACGAGAAGCGGCTGTTCGACGCCTTCGAGCGGCGCGGTGTCCTCTTCGAGCACATCGACCCGCGGCGGCAGTGGTTCCCGGTCGGGCAGCGCGAGCTGCCCTGGCGCCTCGCGCTGAACCGGGAGATCGGCCAGACCCGGGCGGTGTACGCGGCGCGCTGCCTCGCCGCCGCGGGGGTCGACATGGTCAACAGCGTGGCCGCGACCGAGGTGTGCGGCGACAAGTGGCTCACCTCCCAGGCGTTGGCAGAGGCCCGCGTGCCGACGCCGCGCACCGCGCTCGCCCTCACCCCGCAGGCCGCCCTGACCGCCCTGGACTCCCTCGGCTACCCGGCGGTGCTCAAGCCGCTGGTCGGCTCCTGGGGCCGGCTGGTGGTCCAGCTGCCCGACGCGGTGGCGGCGGAGAGCGTGCTGGAGTACGCCGGCGCGCTGTCCGGCCCGCAGTCGCACCTGGCGTATGTGCAGGAGCTGGTCGACAAGCCGGACCGGGACATCCGCGTGATCGTGATCGGCGGCCAGGTCGCCGGCGCGATCTACCGCACCGGTGAGGGCCTGCGCACCAACGTGGCGCTCGGCGGGCAGGCGCAGCCGTGCGAGGTGACGGCCGAGATCGAGAAGCTGTCCCTCGAAGCGGCCACCGCCGTCGGCGCGGACATCGCCGGCGTCGACCTGATCGAGGACCGCGAGGGCCGGCTGCTGGTCCTGGAGGTCAACCACCGGGTGGAGTTCTCCGGTTTCCAGTCCGTCCTCGGCGACCGGGTCAGTGTCGCGGACCGCATCCTGGACCACCTGCTGGAACGGGGACAGCGATGA
- a CDS encoding non-ribosomal peptide synthetase: MTQRLAALPAERRASFLARLRQLAAAEPALVARGHTGPAPLSPAQESLRFLGRAVPGGPAAGAPLLLRLRGDLDRDALHSALAALVDRHEALRTTIVEHEDGPVQVVAAGVPVRLPLIEAEGEDHDRRLRAARELIARRIREPYDPSGTPAWRALLVRVAADDHLFLLDIPAPHCDTGSHGILVRDLAELYRCAREGGPARLPAVAVQYPDYALWERERRGADDLDRLTAYWRERLAGAETMEFPADRPRGETRGRAGDSRRFAVGRQALKRAADLARQEGVTTADVLTAAFFTLLHRYCGLADLVIGSPDTGRRHPALACTVGPFTELRVLRADLSGDPAFRTLVRRVAHESAEASAHGGLPFDRLVEAVEPVADPSRPPLFPIAFGVRDAEAVAGLPGLGTSLETVRTDVSHTDMSWALTCPPEPGSDGSLVVDFDSALFDAGSIDRFARHYDTLLHSLTADPDAPLSAAELLSPADLAFLAEVGTGPVRPVRESTVVREFEARVEEAPDSVAVVVAGVETGYAELNVRANRLAALLRGRGAGPGTRVGLCLRRTLDLPTAILAVLKTGAAYVPLDPASPAGRVAEIAADADVRVVVAHADAAQAVREVGAPVVTLDEVRAELAALPGHNPPLAAGPADVAYVIYTSGSTGKPKGVLLEHRGVVNFIDSTRELFELTPADRVLGFASATFDVSVFETFSALLTGARLYLATDEERLSVDRLQTLMERHGITVIDLPPTVMPLLAPEKFTDLRIAFVGGESFSGELVNRWNPGRRLFNGYGPTECTVTMIVEECPGSWETSPPIGLPMANHVAHVLDRELRPVPVGVPGELVIGGAGLARGYLNRDELTAQKFIADPFGTAPGGRLYRTGDLVKRLPDGRLVFLGRIDQQVKIRGLRIELGEVESALTGFSGIGPVSVQAWTDDKGAKHLVGYLTGVTEQQLPAVREHLRALLPSYMIPSWFVVLDELPVTSSGKVDRRRLPAPDPSRAGEEPGERRPLTATERRLLREVVAPLLGEGRIGVHDDFFLAGGNSLQAVQLMSAIKRRFGVEIALGDFFASPTVARLAAAVDTHRAARPAAGRAPVVMRASGPAQVILMHPSGGALFCYVPLVRALRESVSVSGFAADPDDSALPVREGLAASAARIAHHLLETGLPDTTCLAGWSYGGVLAFEVARQIEEKTGQRPPVVLLDSAYDEDSAPLDEATVRQRFVRDLARLTGRDPHRIEPEIDGGELAGSYRTFRFCALAMQEYRPPGPYGGPVTLLTASPRIAMEEQWRAVCTGPFRAENVPGDHYTLFTEPALSRVVAALEATLPS; encoded by the coding sequence ATGACCCAGCGCCTGGCCGCGTTGCCCGCGGAACGCCGCGCGAGCTTTCTGGCCCGGCTGCGACAGCTGGCGGCGGCGGAACCGGCCCTGGTCGCGCGCGGCCACACGGGCCCGGCCCCGCTGTCGCCCGCGCAGGAGTCGCTCCGCTTCCTCGGCCGTGCCGTGCCGGGCGGCCCCGCCGCCGGCGCGCCCCTGCTGCTGCGCCTGCGGGGCGACCTGGACCGGGACGCACTGCACTCGGCGCTGGCCGCGCTGGTGGACCGGCACGAGGCGCTGCGCACCACGATCGTGGAGCACGAGGACGGCCCCGTCCAGGTGGTCGCGGCCGGCGTCCCGGTCCGGCTTCCGCTGATCGAGGCCGAGGGCGAGGACCACGACCGGCGGCTGCGGGCCGCGCGGGAACTGATCGCGCGCCGCATCCGCGAGCCGTACGACCCGTCCGGCACGCCGGCCTGGCGCGCGCTGCTGGTCCGGGTGGCGGCGGACGACCACCTGTTCCTGCTCGACATCCCCGCCCCGCACTGCGACACCGGGTCGCACGGCATCCTGGTCCGCGACCTCGCCGAGCTCTACCGCTGCGCGCGCGAGGGCGGCCCGGCCCGGCTGCCCGCCGTCGCCGTGCAGTACCCGGACTACGCGCTGTGGGAGCGCGAGCGGCGCGGCGCCGACGACCTGGACCGTCTCACCGCGTACTGGCGTGAGCGGCTGGCCGGCGCCGAGACGATGGAGTTCCCGGCCGACCGGCCCCGCGGTGAGACCCGCGGCCGTGCCGGTGACAGCCGCCGCTTCGCCGTCGGCCGGCAGGCCCTGAAGCGGGCGGCGGACCTGGCCCGGCAGGAGGGCGTGACCACCGCCGACGTGCTCACCGCCGCGTTCTTCACCCTGCTGCACCGGTACTGCGGCCTGGCCGACCTGGTGATCGGCTCCCCGGACACCGGCCGGCGGCACCCCGCCCTCGCCTGCACCGTCGGGCCCTTCACCGAGCTGCGGGTGCTGCGCGCGGACCTCTCCGGCGACCCCGCCTTCCGCACCCTGGTCCGGCGGGTCGCCCACGAGTCGGCCGAGGCGTCGGCCCACGGCGGCCTGCCGTTCGACCGGCTCGTGGAGGCGGTCGAACCGGTCGCCGACCCGTCGCGCCCGCCGCTCTTCCCGATCGCGTTCGGCGTGCGGGACGCGGAGGCCGTCGCCGGCCTGCCCGGTCTCGGCACCTCGCTGGAGACCGTCCGCACGGACGTCTCGCACACCGACATGAGCTGGGCCCTGACCTGTCCGCCGGAGCCCGGCTCCGACGGGTCGCTGGTCGTCGACTTCGACAGCGCCCTGTTCGACGCCGGGAGCATCGACCGGTTCGCCCGGCACTACGACACACTGCTGCACTCCCTGACCGCCGATCCGGACGCCCCGCTGTCGGCCGCCGAACTGCTCAGCCCGGCGGACCTCGCGTTCTTGGCCGAGGTCGGCACCGGACCGGTGCGGCCGGTCCGCGAGTCCACCGTGGTGCGGGAGTTCGAGGCGCGCGTCGAGGAGGCCCCGGACAGCGTCGCGGTCGTCGTCGCCGGCGTCGAGACCGGTTACGCCGAACTGAACGTCCGGGCGAACCGGCTCGCCGCCCTGCTGCGCGGGCGGGGCGCCGGACCCGGCACGCGGGTCGGTCTGTGCCTGCGCCGCACCCTGGACCTGCCGACCGCGATCCTCGCGGTGCTCAAGACCGGCGCGGCCTATGTGCCGCTCGACCCGGCGAGCCCCGCCGGGCGGGTCGCGGAGATCGCCGCCGACGCGGACGTACGGGTGGTGGTCGCCCACGCCGACGCCGCCCAGGCCGTGCGCGAGGTCGGGGCGCCCGTCGTGACGCTGGACGAGGTACGCGCCGAACTCGCGGCGCTGCCCGGCCACAACCCGCCGCTCGCGGCGGGGCCCGCAGACGTCGCCTACGTCATCTACACCTCCGGCAGCACCGGCAAGCCGAAGGGCGTGCTGCTGGAGCACCGCGGCGTGGTCAACTTCATCGACTCCACCCGGGAGCTGTTCGAGCTGACACCGGCCGACCGGGTGCTCGGCTTCGCCTCGGCCACCTTCGACGTCTCCGTGTTCGAGACGTTCTCGGCCCTGCTGACCGGGGCGCGGCTGTACCTGGCGACCGACGAGGAACGGCTGTCCGTCGACCGGCTCCAGACGCTGATGGAGCGGCACGGCATCACCGTCATCGACCTGCCCCCTACCGTCATGCCGCTGCTCGCCCCGGAGAAGTTCACCGACCTGCGGATCGCGTTCGTGGGCGGCGAGAGCTTCAGCGGTGAGCTGGTGAACCGGTGGAACCCGGGACGCCGGCTGTTCAACGGCTACGGGCCGACCGAGTGCACGGTCACCATGATCGTCGAGGAGTGCCCGGGCAGCTGGGAGACCTCGCCGCCGATCGGCCTGCCGATGGCCAACCACGTGGCGCACGTGCTCGACCGCGAGCTGCGCCCGGTGCCGGTCGGCGTGCCGGGCGAACTCGTGATCGGCGGCGCCGGACTGGCCCGCGGCTACCTCAACCGCGACGAGCTGACCGCGCAGAAGTTCATCGCCGACCCGTTCGGCACCGCGCCCGGCGGCCGGCTGTACCGGACCGGCGACCTGGTGAAGCGGCTGCCGGACGGCCGGCTGGTCTTCCTCGGCCGGATCGACCAGCAGGTCAAGATCCGCGGCCTGCGGATCGAACTCGGCGAGGTGGAGTCGGCGCTCACCGGCTTTTCCGGCATCGGGCCGGTCAGCGTGCAGGCCTGGACTGACGACAAGGGGGCGAAGCACCTGGTCGGCTACCTGACCGGGGTGACCGAGCAGCAGCTGCCGGCGGTGCGCGAACACCTGCGCGCGCTGCTGCCCTCGTACATGATCCCCTCCTGGTTCGTGGTCCTCGACGAGCTGCCGGTCACCAGCAGCGGCAAGGTCGACCGGCGCCGGCTGCCCGCGCCGGACCCGAGCCGCGCGGGCGAGGAGCCGGGCGAGCGCCGGCCGCTCACCGCGACCGAACGCCGCCTGCTGCGCGAGGTGGTCGCCCCGCTGCTGGGCGAGGGCCGGATCGGGGTGCACGACGACTTCTTCCTGGCCGGCGGCAACAGCCTGCAGGCGGTCCAGCTCATGTCGGCGATCAAGCGCCGCTTCGGGGTGGAGATCGCGCTCGGCGACTTCTTCGCCTCCCCCACCGTCGCCCGGCTGGCCGCCGCCGTCGACACCCACCGCGCCGCCCGCCCGGCGGCCGGCCGGGCACCGGTCGTGATGCGCGCCTCGGGCCCGGCCCAGGTGATCCTGATGCACCCGTCCGGCGGCGCCCTGTTCTGCTACGTGCCGCTGGTCAGGGCGCTGCGCGAGTCCGTCTCGGTGAGCGGGTTCGCCGCCGACCCGGACGACAGCGCGCTGCCGGTGCGGGAGGGCCTCGCCGCGTCCGCCGCCAGGATCGCGCACCACCTGCTGGAGACCGGCCTGCCGGACACGACCTGCCTGGCCGGCTGGTCGTACGGCGGGGTGCTCGCCTTCGAGGTCGCCCGGCAGATCGAGGAGAAGACCGGGCAGCGCCCCCCGGTCGTCCTGCTGGACTCCGCCTACGACGAGGACTCCGCGCCGCTCGACGAGGCGACGGTGCGGCAGCGCTTCGTGCGCGACCTCGCCCGGCTGACCGGACGCGACCCGCACCGGATCGAACCGGAGATCGACGGCGGGGAGCTGGCCGGCAGTTACCGCACCTTCCGGTTCTGTGCCCTGGCGATGCAGGAGTACCGCCCGCCGGGCCCGTACGGCGGACCGGTCACCCTGCTCACCGCCTCGCCGCGGATCGCCATGGAAGAGCAGTGGCGGGCGGTGTGCACCGGCCCGTTCCGGGCCGAGAACGTGCCCGGCGACCACTACACCCTGTTCACGGAACCGGCGTTGAGCCGGGTCGTCGCGGCGCTCGAAGCGACGCTGCCCAGCTGA
- a CDS encoding BtrH N-terminal domain-containing protein yields MTVEDITVRDVTAAAVTAEAVTTGNTTAGDVTAGDVTVKGTTAADVTAADLPVGAAARTYTINGPEPELWYRDLISCLQATIGSVLAREGVDPLSVLGAGWRFLHLPGDVRHEEFYYPCLPDESGTVDLGTALAPHHALRARWWQPADERDVWREVRASLVEDRLVIAAVDNFHLPFRPAYGDVHAAHQVVIYGLDEARGVVYVSDAMPPAFRGAVPIEQFLRSWNSENPTDVQDAFFSDSRIGRRCLDVRLDDVPAPLTPELLGGFLRSNVEDFTTAGPVRTGLAGFDRFAAELLDRCRANDAGALRELYPFGWAMQAQASLHGELLRRCGHEWRDPALAAAGRAVETVAHAWTGLRFTGAHGLGDPRAAAPDLARHTTLLRSAYARAVDAVGAVAARL; encoded by the coding sequence ATGACCGTCGAGGACATCACCGTGCGGGACGTCACCGCCGCGGCCGTGACCGCCGAGGCCGTCACCACGGGGAACACGACCGCCGGGGACGTGACCGCCGGGGACGTGACCGTCAAGGGCACCACCGCCGCGGACGTGACCGCCGCGGACCTCCCCGTCGGGGCGGCCGCGCGCACGTACACGATCAACGGGCCGGAACCCGAGCTGTGGTACCGCGACCTCATCAGCTGCCTCCAGGCCACCATCGGTTCGGTGCTGGCACGCGAGGGCGTCGACCCCCTCTCCGTGCTCGGCGCGGGCTGGCGGTTCCTGCACCTGCCCGGCGACGTCCGGCACGAGGAGTTCTACTACCCGTGCCTGCCCGACGAGTCGGGCACCGTCGACCTCGGCACCGCGCTGGCCCCGCACCACGCCCTGCGCGCCCGCTGGTGGCAGCCGGCCGACGAGCGGGACGTCTGGCGCGAGGTGCGCGCCTCGCTGGTCGAGGACCGGCTGGTCATCGCCGCCGTGGACAACTTCCACCTGCCGTTCCGGCCCGCCTACGGAGACGTGCACGCCGCGCACCAGGTGGTGATCTACGGTTTGGACGAGGCCCGCGGCGTGGTCTACGTCTCGGACGCGATGCCGCCGGCCTTCCGCGGCGCGGTCCCGATCGAGCAGTTCCTGCGCAGCTGGAACTCGGAGAACCCGACCGACGTCCAGGACGCCTTCTTCAGCGACTCCCGGATCGGCCGGCGCTGCCTCGACGTCCGGCTGGACGACGTGCCCGCGCCGCTGACACCGGAACTGCTGGGCGGCTTCCTGCGCTCCAACGTCGAGGACTTCACCACGGCCGGCCCGGTCCGCACCGGCCTCGCCGGGTTCGACCGGTTCGCCGCGGAACTCCTCGACCGGTGCCGGGCGAACGACGCCGGCGCCCTGCGCGAGCTGTACCCGTTCGGCTGGGCCATGCAGGCGCAGGCCTCACTCCACGGTGAACTGCTGCGCCGCTGCGGCCATGAGTGGCGCGATCCGGCGCTGGCCGCGGCGGGCCGGGCGGTCGAGACCGTGGCGCACGCGTGGACCGGGCTGCGGTTCACCGGCGCCCACGGCCTCGGGGACCCCCGCGCGGCCGCCCCCGACCTCGCCCGCCACACCACGCTGCTGCGCAGCGCCTACGCGCGGGCGGTGGACGCCGTCGGCGCGGTGGCGGCCCGGCTGTGA